In a single window of the Numenius arquata chromosome 22, bNumArq3.hap1.1, whole genome shotgun sequence genome:
- the CLMP gene encoding CXADR-like membrane protein yields the protein MSALPILFLASCSVWLSEAQTEFKRVAEENVTLPCHHRLGLLEQGSLDIEWLLHISETVQKAVITYSGGRVYDDLNEEQKGRVSFTSNFLAGDASLQIISLQSSDAGKYICKVKNAGQYEWARITLKVVEKPSKPKCWLEGELLEGKELSLQCRSASGTAPISYRWQRINEEDERAEHLPPTSRVNISNPGQVLLKNLTQMSTGLYQCIATNEAGQESCVVQVTVQHAQNVGMIAGAVCGVVLGLSLLFLVVRLTIRRKEKKRYEEEEAPNEIREDAEAPKAHLVKPSSSSSGSRSSRSGSSSTRSTANSASRSQRTLSTEATPHLTPPQYSQRETEGKEIEPKKVDYNNLMKMGATLVMVPAQSHAFQTV from the exons CTTCCTGTTCGGTTTGGCTGTCCGAGGCTCAGACTGAATTTAAGAGAGTGGCTGAAGAAAACGTGACTTTGCCCTGTCACCACCGCCTGGGCCTCCTGGAGCAAGGGAGCCTGGATATTGAGTGGCTGTTGCACATCTCGGAAACGGTACAAAAAGCG gtGATCACTTACTCTGGAGGCCGTGTTTATGATGACCTGAATGAGGAACAGAAAGGGCGCGTTTCCTTCACATCCAACTTCCTTGCTGGAGATGCGTCCTTACAAATCATATCCCTGCAGTCCAGCGATGCGGGGAAGTACATATGTAAGGTTAAAAACGCTGGGCAGTACGAATGggcccgcatcaccctgaaggtTGTAG AAAAACCTTCCAAGCCCAAATGCTGGCTGGAAGGGGAGCTGCTGGAAGGAAAGGAACTGTCACTACAGTGCCGATCCGCCTCTGGCACTGCACCCATCTCCTACCGATGGCAGCGCATAAACGAGGAAGATGAGAGAGCCGAACATCTCCCGCCTACATCGAGAGTCA ACATTTCTAATCCCGGCCAAGTCCTCCTGAAGAACCTTACGCAGATGAGCACGGGGTTGTACCAATGCATTGCCACCAATGAGGCTGGACAAGAAAGCTGCGTTGTTCAGGTGACGGTACAGC ATGCACAAAACGTCGGCATGATCGCTGGAGCGGTTTGTGGCGTGGTGCTGGgactttccctccttttcctggTGGTGAGGCTGACgataaggaggaaagaaaagaagagatacgaggaagaggaggcaccAAATGAAATTAG AGAAGATGCGGAGGCACCCAAAGCCCATCTCGTCAAGCCCAGTTCCTCTTCCTCCGGTTCCAGGAGCTCACGCTCGGGTTCCTCCTCGACCAGGTCGACAGCCAACAGTGCCTCTCGCAGCCAACGGACTTTGTCAACGGAAGCTACTCCCCATCTGACTCCTCCCCAGTACAGCCAGAGGGAGACGGAAGGGAAAGAAATCGAGCCAAAGAAAGTTGACTACAATAACCTGATGAAAATGGGAGCGACGCTGGTCATGGTGCCTGCCCAGAGCCACGCGTTCCAGACCGTGTGA